The following are encoded together in the Actinoplanes sp. N902-109 genome:
- a CDS encoding spermidine/putrescine ABC transporter substrate-binding protein — MALAACGVKGKGAPGASAPAPDAVAKFWAGRTSNGKVNFANWPLYMDPKKPQLQKFTAATGVQVTYQEVIEEMGPWFAKVQPQLAAGQDIGYDLMVITNGVQFRQFKDSGFLAPLDHSKLPNYLANADPSYARSTYDPGNVYSIPYTSGITGIAYDEKRTGRPITSLADLWDPAFKGKVGMLSDTSELGNFGMLALGIDPARSTPDDWRKAAAKLKEQKSKGILRNYYDQNYVDALGKGEVWITQAWSGDIYQKNVSDGTDFTFVIPQEGGTIWTDNFAIPVTAKNPLDALKLMDFFYQVDIAASLAEYITFVCPVPTAKARIGDSDVANSPLVFPGPADYARLHYYRDFATTAEQQEYQSIFEPITLS; from the coding sequence ATGGCGCTGGCCGCGTGCGGCGTCAAGGGCAAGGGCGCACCGGGGGCCAGTGCACCGGCGCCGGACGCGGTGGCCAAGTTCTGGGCCGGCCGGACCAGCAACGGCAAGGTGAACTTCGCCAACTGGCCGCTCTACATGGACCCGAAGAAGCCCCAGCTGCAGAAGTTCACCGCCGCGACCGGGGTGCAGGTGACCTATCAGGAGGTCATCGAGGAGATGGGCCCCTGGTTCGCCAAGGTGCAGCCGCAGCTGGCGGCCGGGCAGGACATCGGCTACGACCTGATGGTCATCACCAACGGCGTCCAGTTCCGGCAGTTCAAGGACTCCGGGTTCCTGGCGCCGCTGGACCACTCGAAGCTGCCGAACTACCTGGCCAACGCCGACCCCTCGTACGCCCGCAGCACGTACGACCCGGGCAACGTCTACTCGATCCCGTACACCTCCGGCATCACCGGGATCGCCTACGACGAGAAGCGGACCGGACGGCCGATCACCAGCCTGGCCGATCTGTGGGACCCGGCGTTCAAGGGCAAGGTCGGCATGCTCTCGGACACCTCCGAGCTGGGCAACTTCGGCATGCTGGCGCTGGGCATCGACCCCGCGAGGTCCACGCCCGACGACTGGAGGAAGGCCGCGGCCAAGCTCAAGGAGCAGAAGAGCAAGGGCATCCTGCGCAACTACTACGACCAGAACTACGTCGACGCGCTCGGCAAGGGCGAGGTGTGGATCACCCAGGCCTGGTCCGGCGACATCTATCAGAAGAACGTGTCCGACGGCACCGACTTCACGTTCGTCATCCCCCAGGAGGGCGGGACGATCTGGACGGACAACTTCGCGATCCCGGTCACCGCGAAGAACCCGCTGGACGCCCTGAAGCTGATGGACTTCTTCTACCAGGTCGACATCGCCGCGTCGCTGGCCGAATACATCACGTTCGTGTGCCCGGTGCCGACGGCCAAGGCGAGGATCGGCGACAGCGACGTGGCCAACAGCCCGCTGGTGTTCCCCGGGCCGGCCGACTACGCCCGGCTGCACTACTACCGCGACTTCGCCACGACGGCCGAGCAGCAGGAGTACCAGAGCATCTTCGAACCGATCACGCTGAGCTGA
- a CDS encoding ABC transporter permease — translation MRHRLAPYLLVLPGGLWLLLFFVVPMVTMLSLSLQEGDIVNGYVFTFHWQNYTDTIANYQTQLVRSLAYGAIATLVLIVLAFPVAYRIAFHGGSRKSTFLFLLLLPFFVSFVLRTISWRWILTDEGIVLGPLKDAGLLPDAFHLLGTPVAVISGLVYNFLPFMVLPIYVALERIDPRVVEAARDLYASPAAAFRKVVLPLALPGVFAGVLMTFVPASSDYVNSAVLGSSSTTMIGQVIQSQYLVSSNYPAASALSFTLMAVLLIGVFLYARLLGTEDVMKVAAR, via the coding sequence GTGCGTCACCGACTCGCGCCGTACCTGCTGGTCCTGCCCGGCGGGCTCTGGCTGCTGCTGTTCTTCGTCGTCCCGATGGTCACCATGCTGTCGCTGTCGTTGCAGGAGGGCGACATCGTCAACGGGTACGTCTTCACGTTCCACTGGCAGAACTACACCGACACGATCGCGAACTACCAGACCCAGCTGGTGCGCTCGCTGGCGTACGGGGCGATCGCCACGCTGGTGCTGATCGTGCTGGCGTTCCCGGTGGCGTACCGGATCGCCTTTCACGGCGGCAGCCGCAAGTCCACCTTCCTGTTCCTGTTGCTGCTGCCGTTCTTCGTGTCGTTCGTGCTGCGCACGATCTCGTGGCGGTGGATCCTCACCGACGAGGGGATCGTGCTCGGCCCGCTCAAGGATGCCGGGCTGCTGCCCGATGCCTTCCACCTCCTCGGCACTCCGGTCGCGGTGATCAGCGGACTGGTCTACAACTTCCTGCCGTTCATGGTGCTGCCGATCTATGTCGCGCTGGAACGCATCGACCCACGGGTGGTCGAGGCCGCCCGCGACCTGTACGCCAGCCCGGCCGCCGCCTTCCGCAAGGTGGTCCTCCCGCTGGCCCTGCCCGGGGTGTTCGCCGGGGTGCTGATGACGTTCGTGCCGGCCAGCTCGGACTACGTCAACTCGGCGGTGCTGGGCAGCTCCTCGACCACCATGATCGGCCAGGTCATCCAGTCGCAGTACCTGGTCAGCTCCAACTACCCGGCCGCGTCCGCGCTGTCGTTCACGCTGATGGCGGTCCTGCTGATCGGCGTGTTCCTCTACGCCCGGCTGCTGGGCACCGAGGACGTCATGAAGGTGG